GACGCGCATCATCTTCACGGTGCGCATCCAGTCGCAGGCGGAGCTGGAAGAGGCTTCCGAGCAGATCGAGGAAGACCTGTCCCAGCTGACCAACGTGCAGTACAAGCACGACGAATTCAGCGAACTGGCCGAAGTCGCCGCGGGCGATGCCGAGATCCACGGCGAGACGCCGCCCGTGCCGGCCCATCGGTCGGCCGCGGCTTCCGCCGCTGCGGCACTGGCGGGGCAGGTGCCCAAGGTCGGCCGCAACGACCCGTGCCCATGCGGTTCGGGCAAGAAGTACAAGCAGTGTCACGGCAAGCTGGCCTGACCGGCCGACTGCCGCGGGCGCCGCGCCGCGCGGCGCCGTTCGTTTCCTGTTGATTCAACGATGCCCGCATTGCGGGCATCCTCGTTTGAAAAGGTGCTCCATGGCTGTGAATCTCGTCGCGCCCGCCGCTGACTCCCTGTTGCCGATCGATGGCGTCGACCTCGGCTGGGCCGAAGCCGGCATCCGCAAGGCCAATCGCAAGGACGTGCTGCTGGTGCGCATCGCCGAGGGGGCGAGCGTGGCGGGCGTGTTCACGCAGAACCGATTCTGCGCGGCACCGGTGCAGGTCTGCCGCGAGCACCTGGCCAGCGGGCAGGGCGCGCGCGCGATTGTCGTGAACACCGGCAATGCGAACGCCGGCACCGGTGCGCCGGGCCTGGCGCTCGCACGCCAGACCTGCGAGGCGGTGGCCGGGCTGCTCGGGATTGCGCCGCAGCAGGTGCTGCCGTTCTCGACCGGCGTGATTCTCGAGCCGCTGCCGGTGGATCGCCTCATCGCCGGGCTGCCCGCGGCGCAGGCCAATGCCAAGCCCGACAACTGGCTGGCGGCCGCCGAGTCCATCATGACCACCGACACCGTGCCCAAGGCGGCATCGGGCACCTGCACGCTGTCGGGCAAGCCGGTGCGCCTGTCGGGCATCAGCAAGGGCGCGGGCATGATCCGCCCGAACATGGCGACCATGCTCGGCTTCATCGCCACCGATGCCAACGTGGATGAAGCCGTGCTGCAGGGCCTGGTGCGCCATGCCGCCGACCATTCCTTCAACAGTGTGACGGTCGACGGCGATACGTCGACCAACGATTCCTTCGTCGTCATCGCCACGGGCCGTGCCGGTACGCCGCGCATCGATTCCGAATCGCACCCCGACTACGCCGCGCTGCGCGATGCGCTCACGGGCCTGGCGCAGGCGCTGGCACAGAAGATCGTGCGCGACGGCGAAGGCGCGACCAAGTTCATGACCATCCGCGTCGAAGGCGGCCGCAGCGTGGACGAATGCCGCCAGGTCGCTTATGCGGTCGCGCATTCGCCGCTGGTCAAGACCGCGTTCTATGCGTCGGATCCCAACCTGGGCCGCATCCTGGCCGCGGTCGGCTATGCGGGCGTGAACGATCTCGACGTGGACGGCGTCAACCTGTGGCTCGACGATGTCTGGGTCGCCCGCGACGGCGGCCGCAATCCGGACTATCGCGAAGAAGACGGCCAGCGCGTGATGAAGCAGGCCGAGATCACTGTCCGCATCGCGCTCGGCCGCGGTGACGCGACCGCCACGGTGTGGACGTGCGACTTCTCGCACGACTACGTCTCGATCAACGCGGATTACCGCTCGTAAGCGACGACCGCCGCCATGTCTTCCGATCTCACCGTCCGGCTCGAGCGCTTCCTGGGCCGCCTCGAGCAATGGCTGCCGCCCGAGCTGACCGAGGCCGACTGGAAGGCGGCGGTCGCTTTCCGCTGGCGCAAGCGCCACAGCCTGTTCGGCACCATCGGCTACCTCGCGCCGATTCGTCAGCTACCGCCGATCCACTTGAGCGACCTGTACAACATCGACCGCCAGAAAGACGCGATCGTCGCCAATACGCGCCAGTTCGTGCGCGGGCTGCCGGCCAACAATGTGCTGCTGACCGGCGCGCGCGGCACCGGCAAGTCGTCGCTGATCAAGGCGTGCCTGAATGCATTCGTCGGCGAAGGGCTGCGGCTGGTGGAGGTCGACAAGGATGACCTGTCCGATCTCGGCGACATCGTGGAGCAGCTCACGGCACGCCCCGAGCGCTTCGCCATCTTCTGCGATGACCTGTCGTTCGAGGAGGGCGAATCGGGCTACAAGGCGCTGAAATCCGCGCTGGACGGCTCGGTGGCGGCGCAGTCGGACAACGTGCTGATCTACGCCACGTCCAACCGGCGCCACCTGCTGCCGGAATACATGAAGGACAACGAGACCTACCAGCACATGCCGGACGGTGAGATCCATCCGGGCGAAGTGGTGGAGGAGAAGATCTCGCTGTCGGAGCGTTTCGGGCTGTGGCTGTCGTTCTACCCGCCCAAGCAGGATGAGTACCTGACCATCGTCGCCCATTGGCTCAAGCACTTCGGCTGCAGCGGCGAGGACATCGCCGCCGCCCGGGGCGATGCGCTGGTATGGGCGCTGGAGCGCGGTTCCCGCTCGGGCCGGGTGGCCTGGCAGTTCGCGCGTGACTGGGGGGGCAAGCATGGGCGGCGGCATGTCGGCTGACACGATCACGCAAGCATCGGCCACACACACGCCGGACGGCCGCAAGATCACCGAAGTGGCCGTCGGCGTGCTGGTGCAGCCGGATGGCCGCTTCCTGCTGGCGCAGCGCCCCGAGGGCAAGCCGTACGCCGGCTACTGGGAGTTTCCCGGCGGCAAGCTGGAGTCGGGCGAATCGGTGGAGGCGGCGCTCACGCGCGAGCTGAAGGAAGAGCTCGACATCACGCTGCGCGCCTGCGAGCGGTGGCACACCATCGAGCACGACTATCCGCACGCTTACGTGCGGCTGCACTTCTGCAAGGTGACGGCGTGGGACGGTGCGTTGCGCGCGCTGGAGGGCCAGGATTTTGCCTGGCAGACGCTGCCCATCAGCGTCGATCCGGTGCTGCCGGCGACGCTGCCGGTCTTCGAGTGGATGCGCGTTGAGGCCGGGGCTAGTTGAGCCTGCCGCTGGCGCCGCCCGATTCCCCACCCGGAGCATCCGGCGGCAGGTCGTCGTCTTCCACCACGGGAATCGTGTACTGCTCGGCGGCCCAGGCGCCCAGGTCGATCTGCTTGCAGCGCTCGGAGCAGAACGGGCGGTAGCGGCTTTCGGGTGTCCAGGGCACCGGCTTGCCGCAGGTCGGGCATTTGACGGTCTTCATATTCATGGGCGACGGCTCAGAAGTTGCAGAGCTTGAGCTGGAACGGGATGTCCGCATCGACCGGCTTGGGCCGCAGATCGCCATCCTGCTGGGTGAAGCGCACCCAGAGCATGTACTTGTTGGCACTGATCTCGGGGATGAAGCCCAGCGCGGCATCGTCCAGGCGCACTTGCATCAGTTGATAGATCCGGCCGGATAGCATCTGCTGGTAGCTGCCGGCATTGGCGATCACCTTGCCGCTCTGGCCGGATTCGCGCAGCAGGCGCAGCACGATCATCGTGGCGTCGCGCAGCGGTACGAGCGGCTGCGCCCATTTGACGATGTCGGCACGGCGGCGCTCGCCGGGATGATGCTGCCATGCAAAATACGCCGGCAGGTCGAACTCGCATGTCCCGCCCGGGATGATGGCGCGGCTGCGGATGCTGGTCAGCCATTCATTGTCGGCGATCAGCTGGCCGGCCTTGCCGTGTGTGGCGGTGAGGTTACCGGACGCCGTTTCCAGCTCGGCGATCACGGCGTCGAGCGCTTCCTGGTCGATCTGCGGATTGCTGCGCAGCACGGTCAGCGTCTGGCGCTGACGGTCCAGTTCCTTGAGCAGGTCGGACTTGAGGTCGGCGCGGCCGGCCACGTCCACGATCTCGAACAGCGTGGTCAGCGCCACATGGTGCTGCAGCGGGTGTTCCTGCGTGAGAAAGAAATCCAGCCGCTCGAACAGGTCTTCGAGGCGCAGCAGCGTCCGAATGCGTTCGTTGAAGGGGTATTCGTACAGAATCAAAACTGGAGGCCCGCCTTGGATCGTACGAAGCCCGTTTGGCCTCGATCTGCCCGCATTCTATGCGAGACCCTCGCGCATCACAATGCAGCGGGATTCGAGGGCCGCTTTCAGACGCTTTCAATGCGCCCGGTAGGCGAGGTCCAGGCGGTCGATCTGGGGAAGGAGGTCGGCCAGGGCGCCGCCGTTGTCGATGACATCGTCGGCCACCGCCAGGCGGGCTTCGCGCGTGGCCTGGCGGGCGACGATGGATTCGACCAGCGCGCGCGGCAGGCCGTTGCGGGCGATCACGCGCGCGATCTGCGTCTCGACCGGACAGTCGATCACCAGGATGCGGTCGACCAGCGCGCGCCAGCTGTGATGTCCGCTCAGGGACTCCACCAACAGGGGGACCACGTAGACCAGATAAGGGCAGGCATCCGAAGCCTGCGCCGCCGCGCCGCGTGACAGGCTGATCTCGCGGATCAGCGGGTGCGTGATCCGCTCCAGGCGGGCCTTGGCGGTGGCGTCGGAGAAGGCGAGGGCGCGCATGGCGTCGCGGTCCATGGCGCCATCGGCGCGCAGGATGCCGGGCCCGAAGGCTTCGACCAGCTTCGGGATGGCCGCGCCGCCCGGTGCGGTGATCTCGTGCGCGATGGCGTCGGTGTCGACGACCGCGGCACCCCGTTCGGCAAGGCGCTCCGCAACGTAGCTCTTGCCGCTGCCGATGCCGCCGGTCAGGCCGATCACGCGCATGCCGGCAGCCTCTTACCGCGCCAGCAGTGGCGCGAGCCCCGTCAGCGCCACCAGTTGCGGGCCGGCCAGCAGCGCGATCACGCCGGCACCCGCGATGAACGGGCCGAACGAGAACGGCGATTCGCTCGTGGCGCCGCGCGCGATGCGCACCACCCCGAACACCAGGCCGACCACCGACGACAGCAGCACCAGCAGCGGCAGCGCCTGCCAGCCGAACCAGGCGCCCAGCGCGCCCATCAGCTTGAAGTCGCCGTAGCCCATGCCTTCCCGGCCGCGCAGGAGCTTATAGGCCCAGTAGATGGCCCACAGGAACAGATACCCCGCCGTCGCGCCGATTACCGCGTCCGGCAGCCGCGCGAACATGCTGAACAGGTTCACCAGCAGGCCGAGCCACAGCAGCGGCTGGGTGATGGCATCGGGCAGGAGTTGCGTGTCGGCGTCGATCATCGAGCCGGCGATCAGGAACCACAGCAGCGCGGCCGAGGCCACCGCTACCCAGGTCGGTCCGAAGTGCCACAGGCAGGCGCCGGTCAGTACGCCGGTCACCAGCTCCACGGCGGGATAGCGCCAGGAGATGGGGGTCTTGCAGGCGCTGCAGCGGCCGCGCAACGCCAGCCAGCTCAGCACCGGGATGTTCTCGACCGCCTTGATCTGGTGGCCGCACGACGGGCAGGCCGAGCGCGGCACGACCAGGTTGTACGGCTCGGGATGCGGCAGCGGTTCGTTGCGCAGCTCGGCGATGTAGTTGGCCTCTTCGCGCTCGATCATGCGCGGCAGGCGGTGAATCACCACGTTGAGGAAGCTGCCGACCAGCAAGCCCAGCAGCGTCCCCGCGCCGATCACGAACCACGCCGGCAGTTGCGCCAGCGTGGGAATGACGAACATTCCGGGCATCATCAGACCACTTGGCCCAGCTTGAAGATCGGCAGGTACATGGCAACCACCATGCCCCCGATCAGCACGCCCAGGATCACGATGATGAGCGGCTCGATCAGGGCGGAGATGTTGGCCACCGCGTCATCGACCTCGCGCTCGTAGAATTCGGCCACCTTCAGCAGCATGTTGTCCAGCGCGCCGGATTCCTCGCCGATCTGCGTCATCTGCAGCACCATGTTGTCGAACACATGGGTCGCCTGCATGGCGTTGGTGAGGCTGGTACCGATGCGCACCGCCTGCTGGATCTCCATGGTGGCGTCATAGTAGACCCAGTTGCCGGCGGCGCCCGCGACGGATTCCATCGACTCCACCAGCGGTGTCCCGGCCGAGAACATGGTTGCCAGCGTACGCGTCCAGCGCGCGATGGTGGCCTTGCGGATGATGCTGCCGAAGATCGGCATCTTCAGGATGGCCTTGTGCGTGTTGCGCTGCACCTTCTCCGAGCGCTTGAAAGCCCGCACATACAGGAAGATGCCGACGACGGGCGTGAAGATGATGATGTACCACCACTTCACGAAGAAGTCCGAGATGCCCATCACCACCAGCGTCGGGGCCGGCAGCGTGGCGCCGAAGCTGGCGAACACGTTCTTGAACGCCGGCACCACGAAGATCATCAGCACCACCGTGACCAGGAAAGCCACCGTCAGCACCGAGATCGGATAGATCATGGCCGACTTGATCTGCGCCTTCAGCGCGATCGACTTTTCCATGTACATCGACAGCCGCTCGAGCAGCGCGTCGAGAATACCGCCCTGCTCACCGGCGTCGATCAGGTTGCAGTACAGCGAATCGAAGTGCTGCGGATGGCGGCGGAAGGCCTGCGCCATGCTGCTGCCCGACTCGATGTCGACACGGATTTCCGTCAGCAGCTGGGTGAAGTTCGGGTTGGCGTGCCCGCGCGCGATGATGTCGACCGATTGCAGCAGCGGCACGCCCGCTTTCAGCATGGTCGACAGCTGGCGCGTGAAGTAGGCGATGTCCTTGGGTACGATCTTCTTGCCGCGCGCGGCACGCCGACGCTTGGACTTGGTGATCGACAGCCCTTGCTTGCGCAGCACCGCATTGACTTCGGTGATGCTCTCCGCCCGCATCTCGCCCTTGAAGATCTTGCCTTTGCGGTCCTTGCCTTCCCACTCGAAGATGTACTGCGTGGGCGCCTTCGTGGCGGCGGTCTTGCGTGCCGATGCGGCGGCGGACCGGTTCGCGGTCGGTGCTCGTGTGGCCATGTTTGGTTCCTACCCCCCGGTATGGGAACGATTGATCGAGAAGGTTACTGGTTGGTCGTGGCCAACACTTCCTCAAGGGAAGTCAGCCCCTGCTTCACTTTCCGCAGGCCGGAATCGCGCAGCGAGAGCACGCCTTCCTTGCGCGCCTGTTCGGCGATCTGCAGCGCCGTGCCGTGGGCGAGGATGATCTCCTGGATCGCCTCGGTGATCGGCATGACCTGGTAGATGCCGACCCGGCCCTTGTAGCCGCTGCCGTTGCATGCCTCGCAGCCGACCGGATGGTACGGCTGCCACGAGCCGTCCAGGTCTGCTTCCTTGAAGCCCGCGTCCAGCAGCGTTTCCTTGGGCAGCGGACCCGGCTTCTTGCAGGCCTTGCACAGGCGCCGCCCCAGACGCTGCGCCGTGATCATCAGCACCGACGATGCGATGTTGAACGGCGCCACGCCCATGTTCATCAGGCGTGTCAGCGTGGTCGGCGCGTCGTTGGTGTGCAGCGTGGAGAACACCAAGTGGCCGGTCTGCGCGGCCTTGATGGAGATGTCGGCGGTTTCCAGGTCCCGGATTTCGCCCACCATGATGATGTCGGGATCCTGCCGCAGAAAGGACTTCAGCGCCGCGGCGAAGGTCAGCCCCGCCTTGTCGTTGACGTTGACCTGGTTGATGCCGGGCAGCTGGATTTCCGCCGGGTCTTCCGCGGTGGAAATATTGATGTCGCCCTGGTTCAGCCTGTTCAGGAAGGTGTACAGCGACACCGTCTTGCCGCTACCGGTCGGGCCGGTCACCAGCACCATGCCGTAGGGGCGCTTGATCACGTCCAGCAGGAGCTGCTTCTGCTCGGGCTCATAGCCGAGCTGGTCGACATCGAGCCGCTCGGTCGAGGACTCCAGAATCCGGATCACGATCTTCTCGCCGAAGAGCGTCGGCAGCGTCGACACCCGGAAGTCGATGGCGCGCTCGACCATCTCCTTGTTGTCCTTGTCGTTCTTGTCTTTCGGAACGGTGATCAGGAGCTTCATGCGGCCGTCCTGCGGCACGCGCTTTTCCGATATGTCCAGGCGCGACAGCACCTTGATGCGGGTGGCGATCTTGTCGCGGATGTCCAGCGGCGGCTGCGCGACCTGCTCGAGGATGCCGTCGATGCGGAAGCGCACGCGGTAAAACGTTTCAAACGGCTCGAAATGCAAGTCGGAGGTGCCGCGCAGCAGCGCCTCGGTAAACAGCTTCTGCAGGAAGCGCACCACCGGCGCATCGTCGATGCCGTCGGTCGGGGTGCGGCGGACCGCCGCGGCCGCACCCGGGTCGTATTCGATCTGCGTGGTTTCCTGCTTGGGGATGAGCGACTTGATCTCGGCCGGTGCCTCGTTGGAGAGGCTCAGCTGGCGCACCAGCTTGTCGTGCTCGACGATGACCGTCTCGATCGCCACGTTCATCTTCTGGCGCAGTTCCTCGAGCGGCTTGGGGTCGCTCGGGTCCGAAGTGGCCACGATGATGCGGTTGTCACGCCGGCCCAGCGGCAACAGGCGCAACTGCTGAAAATGCCTGTTGGCCGACAGCACGGGCGGCACGGTGTCGAGCTTGTATTGCGCCAGGTCCAGCAGCGGCATCTGGTATTTGCCCGCCACGAAGACGGCGAGATCATGAGCGCTCATGATGCCGCTGCTCACCAGTTCGTCGATCAGCTGCGTGCGCTTTTCGCGGGCGCTTTGTTCCAGCTGGGCGAGTAATGTCGGCGCAATTCGCCGGCTCTGCGCAAGAGAGAGTCCGAGAGTCATGAGTCCGTCTGGCTGACCATCCAGCGCGCGCCCGGTCCCACTACCGGATCGCCCGCCCGCCCCCCGAGGCGAGTTGTTGTGTTTTTGGCTGTCGGCGCTCCACCCGTTCGTGGGGGGTGGGGCCCGGAATCGGGGCAGTTTGCCGACCGCCCCGCGATTTGTAAAGCACGCTCAGAAGTGACACGTGCATTTGTGCCACATCGGCAGAAAGTGGCGCGGTCTGAAGCGCTTGGCGCCGCGGGTGCCATCAACTGCGCTTTTGCCCCGCGGCGGGCCGGTGCAGGCGCACGGTGCGGATCGACTGGCTGTCCATCTGCACGATGTCCATCACGCATCCGGCGATTCGTACGCTGACCGGAGCCTCGGGAATTTCTTCCAGTACTTCCAGCACCAGGCCGTTGAGCGTTTTCGGTCCATCGGTCGGCAGTTGCAGGCCCAGGCGGCGGTTCAGGTCGCGCAGCGACATGCCTGCGTCGGCCAGATAGGCGTCCTGTGCATCCCAGGCCAGCTTGCCGGCGTTCGGCAGCGTGGTGGTGAACTCGCCGATCATCTCCTCGATGATGTCTTCCAGTGTCACCAGCCCCAGCATGTCGCCGTATTCGTTGATCACCAGTCCGATGCGCCGCCGGTTTTCCTGGAAATACTGTAGTTGCCGGAACACCGGCGTGCCGCTCGGCACGAAGTAGGGTTTGGCCAGCAGGCTGCGGAAATCGTCGTGGATGAGCTCCGCATGGCCCAGCAGCGACAGGGCCTTGCGCACGTGCAGGATGCCGAGCACCTGGTCGGTGTCCTGCTCGAACACGGGGAGCTTGTTGTGGTAGCAGGTCTCCAGCTGCTGGATCACCTCTTCGATGGGCCGCGACAGGTCCAGTGATTCCACCCGCGCGCGCGGCGTCATCACGTCGTCCACGGTGATGGCGTCCAGGTCGAACAGGTTGAGCAGGATGCTGCGGTGCTTGTGCGGAATGAAATTGCCCGATTCCAGCACCAGCGTGCGCAGCTCCTCGGCCGACATCCTTTGCTCGGGCGCCTGGCGCGGGTTGATGCGCACCAGCCGCAGCAGCACCGTGACGAACGCATTGACGACGGTCACCAGCGGTGTCGCCAGCCTCAGCAGTGGCGCGATGATGAAGCTGGCCGGAAACGAGATCCGCTCGGGATACGTCGCGCCGGCGATTTTCGGCGCGATCTCGCAGAACACGATGATCAGGAAGGCGACGATGGCCGTGGCGATCGACAGCGTGGTGCCGCTGTTGCCGAAGTAATGGATGGCCAGGTTGGCGATCAGCACCGGCACTGCGGTATTGATCAGGTTGTTGCCGATCAGGATCAGCGACAGCAGCTTATCGGTCTGGCCCAGCAGGCCCTGCGTGCGGCGCGCGCCGGCGACGTTGGATTTGGCGAGGTGGCGCAGGCGATGGCGGTTGAGCGCCATCAGGCTGGTCTCGGAGATCGAGAAGAAGGCGGAGCAGCACAGCAGCAGCACGACGGCGCCGAGCTGCGCCCATAACGGCCAGGAGTCCAAGGCGGATGTGCAGGAGCAGGGAAGCGCCCACTATAGCAGAGGGGTTTGCCGTGCCGATGGCATGCGGCAGCCCATTGCCGGCCGGGCGGCATCCCGTCCCGTGAGGGACTGTGCGGAAGATGCTGGAACTTTCTGATGCGGCGTCGGACCTCGTGCCGCGAGGACAACCAGAATGCGAGAAATTGGTCGGGGTGAGAGGATTCGAACCTCCGGCCTCTACGTCCCGAACGTAGCGCTCTACCAGGCTAAGCTACACCCCGATGCTTCTTCGCAACTTCTCGTGCTTGTCAGGACTGACGTTGCAGCGAGAAAGCACATAACTCTATCAGCGTTTGGCGGAATTGGGAAGGGGGTAATGCAATTATTGCTTCCGCGGCTGCGGAAGCCTCGTGCTCGGCGGCCTTGCGCGTGTACTCGAGCGCGCCCGATGCCTGGATGGCGGCGAAGATGGCATCGAAGTGCTCGGTGCCGCCCTGTTCGATGGCCTGGCGCGCCAGCGCGCGCTGCGTCTCGGTGCCGTGCGACAGCAGATAGATCAGCGGCAGCGTCGGTTTGCCTTCGCGCAGGTCGTCGCCGGCGTTCTTGCCCATCTGGTCGGCGGTCGCGGTGTAGTCGAGCAGGTCGTCGACGATCTGGAACGCGGTCCCGATGCGCCGGCCGTATTCGGCGGCAGCGGCTTCGGTGGCGGCGTTGGCGCCCGAGAGCACGGCTCCGATCTGCGCCGCGGCCTCGAACAGCTTGGCGGTCTTGTAGCGGATCACCTGCAGGTAGCGCTCCTCCGTCACGTCCGGGTCGTGCATGTTGAGCAGTTGCAGCACTTCGCCTTCGGAGATGACGTTGGTGGCATCGGCCAGGATCTGCATGACGCGCATGCTGTCGGCCTGCACCATCATCTGGAATGCGCGCGAGTAGAGGAAGTCGCCCACCAGCACGCTGGCTGCGTTGCCGAACACCGCGTTGGCGGTCTGGCGGCCGCGGCGCAGCTCGGATTCGTCGACCACGTCGTCGTGCAGGAGCGTGGCGGTATGGATGAACTCGACCACCGCCGCTAGTTCGTAATGGTGCTGGCCGCGATAGCCCAGTGCGTTCGCCATCAGCAGCAGGATCACCGGACGCAGGCGTTTGCCTCCCGCGCTGATGATGTATTCGCCGATCTGGTTGATCAGTGCGACCTCCGAGCCGAGTCGGCGCCGGATCACGGCATCGACGGCGTGCATGTCTTCGGCGACGGGGGCGAGCAGGACGGAGGCGGGCATTTTGGTCAAGGCGGGTTCCGGCGGAAGGCTGAATCTGACGGTTGGCTTGCGTACAGCGTGCGGCGCAAAAACCGCGGAATTATAGAGCAAGCACGTGGCCTGCCCGGTACGTGTGGCGTGGCGGGCGCAAGAGAGGGCTTTGCGAGGCCGATGTCGCTTAAGCCTTTGACTTGTCTGGGGTTTCTTCGTAGAATTGCGAGTTCTCTGTGTCCGCTGGCTGCGTAGGCAGGTGGCGGGTGACAGGAGAGTCACGTTTAGTTCTTTAACGAGGTCCGACAATGTACGCGGTCGTAAAAACCGGTGGTAAGCAATACAAGGTTGCTGCTGGCGAAAAACTGAAAGTAGAACAGATACCGGCGGACGTTGGCGCAGAAATCACGCTTGACCAGGTGCTCGCAGTGGGCGCCGGCGACCAACTGAAGGTTGGCGCGCCGCTGGTGAGCGGGGCTGCCGTCAAAGCCACCGTCATCTCCCATGGTCGTCACGACAAGGTGAAAATCTTCAAGATGCGCCGTCGTAAGCACTACCAGAAGCACCAGGGGCATCGTCAAAATTACACCGAGTTGCGTATCGACTCGATCGTGGCCTAAGGCCGCGTCGTCTACGTAACCGGATAGGAGTTCAGTCATGGCACAGAAAAAAGGCGGCGGTTCCACGCGGAACGGCCGTGATTCCGAGTCGAAGCGCCTGGGCGTGAAGGTGTACGGCGGCCAAGCCATCAACGCTGGCGGCATCATCATTCGCCAACGTGGTACGCGCACGCACGCTGGCGTGAACGTGGGCATGGGCAAGGACCACACCCTCTTCGCGCTGGTCGATGGCCACGTGAAGTTCGCCACCCGCGGCGAAGGCAAGAAGCAGTTCGTCGACGTCGTTCCGGCGGCCTGATACAGCCTTGCAGTCAGAAGGCCCCGCACCTGCGGGGCTTTTTCGTTTCTGGCCGCTAACAAAACGCGAAGCATAGTCCTGGGCGATACGATGTCGCAGGCGCGTTCTGTTAGCGATGGCGCAGCAGCGCCGATTCTTTGACCTGCCGTGCGCACGCCGCACGGGCGGAGACCTCCATGAAGTTCATCGACGAAGCCCGGATTGAAGTGATCGCTGGTGACGGCGGCAACGGCAGCGCTTCGATGCGCCGCGAGAAATTCGTCCCGTTCGGTGGCCCCGACGGTGGCGACGGTGGCCGCGGCGGCAGCGTGTGGGCGGTGGCCGACCGCAATATCAACACCCTGATCGACTACCGCTTTGCCAAGAAGCACCTGGCGCGCAACGGCGAAAACGGCCGTGGCTCCGACTGTTATGGTGCGGCCGGCGAAGACATCACGCTGCGGCTGCCGGTCGGCACCGCCATCTATGACGCCGATACCGATGAGCAGATCGCCGACCTGACGCTCGATGGCCAGCGCCTGT
The sequence above is a segment of the Ralstonia nicotianae genome. Coding sequences within it:
- the pilB gene encoding type IV-A pilus assembly ATPase PilB — translated: MTLGLSLAQSRRIAPTLLAQLEQSAREKRTQLIDELVSSGIMSAHDLAVFVAGKYQMPLLDLAQYKLDTVPPVLSANRHFQQLRLLPLGRRDNRIIVATSDPSDPKPLEELRQKMNVAIETVIVEHDKLVRQLSLSNEAPAEIKSLIPKQETTQIEYDPGAAAAVRRTPTDGIDDAPVVRFLQKLFTEALLRGTSDLHFEPFETFYRVRFRIDGILEQVAQPPLDIRDKIATRIKVLSRLDISEKRVPQDGRMKLLITVPKDKNDKDNKEMVERAIDFRVSTLPTLFGEKIVIRILESSTERLDVDQLGYEPEQKQLLLDVIKRPYGMVLVTGPTGSGKTVSLYTFLNRLNQGDINISTAEDPAEIQLPGINQVNVNDKAGLTFAAALKSFLRQDPDIIMVGEIRDLETADISIKAAQTGHLVFSTLHTNDAPTTLTRLMNMGVAPFNIASSVLMITAQRLGRRLCKACKKPGPLPKETLLDAGFKEADLDGSWQPYHPVGCEACNGSGYKGRVGIYQVMPITEAIQEIILAHGTALQIAEQARKEGVLSLRDSGLRKVKQGLTSLEEVLATTNQ
- a CDS encoding HlyC/CorC family transporter — its product is MDSWPLWAQLGAVVLLLCCSAFFSISETSLMALNRHRLRHLAKSNVAGARRTQGLLGQTDKLLSLILIGNNLINTAVPVLIANLAIHYFGNSGTTLSIATAIVAFLIIVFCEIAPKIAGATYPERISFPASFIIAPLLRLATPLVTVVNAFVTVLLRLVRINPRQAPEQRMSAEELRTLVLESGNFIPHKHRSILLNLFDLDAITVDDVMTPRARVESLDLSRPIEEVIQQLETCYHNKLPVFEQDTDQVLGILHVRKALSLLGHAELIHDDFRSLLAKPYFVPSGTPVFRQLQYFQENRRRIGLVINEYGDMLGLVTLEDIIEEMIGEFTTTLPNAGKLAWDAQDAYLADAGMSLRDLNRRLGLQLPTDGPKTLNGLVLEVLEEIPEAPVSVRIAGCVMDIVQMDSQSIRTVRLHRPAAGQKRS
- the ispB gene encoding octaprenyl diphosphate synthase encodes the protein MPASVLLAPVAEDMHAVDAVIRRRLGSEVALINQIGEYIISAGGKRLRPVILLLMANALGYRGQHHYELAAVVEFIHTATLLHDDVVDESELRRGRQTANAVFGNAASVLVGDFLYSRAFQMMVQADSMRVMQILADATNVISEGEVLQLLNMHDPDVTEERYLQVIRYKTAKLFEAAAQIGAVLSGANAATEAAAAEYGRRIGTAFQIVDDLLDYTATADQMGKNAGDDLREGKPTLPLIYLLSHGTETQRALARQAIEQGGTEHFDAIFAAIQASGALEYTRKAAEHEASAAAEAIIALPPSQFRQTLIELCAFSLQRQS
- the rplU gene encoding 50S ribosomal protein L21 is translated as MYAVVKTGGKQYKVAAGEKLKVEQIPADVGAEITLDQVLAVGAGDQLKVGAPLVSGAAVKATVISHGRHDKVKIFKMRRRKHYQKHQGHRQNYTELRIDSIVA
- the rpmA gene encoding 50S ribosomal protein L27, with protein sequence MAQKKGGGSTRNGRDSESKRLGVKVYGGQAINAGGIIIRQRGTRTHAGVNVGMGKDHTLFALVDGHVKFATRGEGKKQFVDVVPAA